In Syntrophorhabdaceae bacterium, a single window of DNA contains:
- a CDS encoding 4Fe-4S binding protein, producing MENFKECKKPTDLKSRFVEKKGETDFSEVEAIEEAGRCLGLRECESCDVCSLLCPDLCITREEPTRHVLIDLDYCKGCGICAAVCPKGAIRMVLEESD from the coding sequence ATGGAGAACTTCAAGGAATGTAAGAAACCCACGGATCTGAAATCGAGATTCGTGGAGAAAAAAGGAGAAACAGATTTCAGCGAAGTCGAGGCGATAGAAGAGGCCGGACGATGTCTTGGGTTGCGAGAATGCGAATCCTGCGATGTCTGCAGCCTCCTCTGTCCCGATCTCTGTATAACCCGAGAAGAGCCGACGAGACATGTTTTGATCGACCTCGATTACTGCAAAGGCTGCGGTATTTGTGCTGCTGTCTGCCCAAAAGGTGCCATTCGTATGGTCCTTGAAGAATCAGACTAG